CCCCTTTTGCCGAGCTGGGGTGAAGAACACTAGATACTGGGATCACTGTTGAATTCCAGGTGAAAACTGGGTGAGGTTTCTCTGATGCGATAGAACTGTCTTTTTCCTGTTTTTCAATCGTTGGAACAATGGTGTTGTTACTGTTTGCAAAAACAGTGGTAGTACCCAAAAAAACGGTGCAAAAAGAAGAAATGAGCAAAGTTTTTCCCTTCATAAGTCCCCCTTTAAGTATGATAGATTCATTGTAGGCGGCCGATTATGTATCGAAGAATGGCAGCGTTTACAACTCAATTTAATCATATATGGAGGAATGTATAGTCGTCTATACCACCTATGTCCTAAACAAGCCTAATCGGCTTGTTGCATTAGGTATTAAGATGCGCATCCTTTGACTCATTTTTTAAATATTTCCTAAAATTCAGTTCAAATATCCTGTGTCCCTTCTAGGAATCTTTTCATGGAAGATTAGAAGGGTGCTCTTCTAATAGCTCTAATTTGCTATATCCACAGATTTCAAGGGTTTATCCACATAAACCTAGATGTTATCAACTGTTTTTTTTTGATATCCACAAATTTATCAACATATTTTTATTGTTTATCCCCGTTAAAAACTTTTTATGTCACATATCCACATTTCGTATGTATTTACCCACATTTTTTAAAATATTGTCCACAATCCCCATAAAATTACCCACAACTTTTTACCTCCCTTGTGGATAACACCCGTGTTCAACACATAAGGACCTAGAAATGTATCCTAAGTCCCTATTTATAATCTTCTATTCTGGAATGTCAGCCTGTTTATTATTGGAATTAAGTCTTGGCCTTTCAACAATCTCTTTAAGTTCATCCACATCCCCTTTTGCGTTAATAATCTCAAAAATTTGATTCAGGCCTTCACTTGTTTCATCCCTTTTATTCATAAGTATAGCCTCCTTTTCCTTATAGAATAACCATTATTACAGCTATTATTTAACTTTAATAAAGTGTTAACACCCATTTGATCACTTTTTCACAAAATATTCATTACAGAGTGACCTGCACTTTTTTATCGGCTCATAAAAAGCCTAGATCAAATGGATCCAGGCTTCTTCTTTTTGTAAAACAAGAATGGTTTACATCCTCATACCGATTTCAACCGCTTTACTATTATGATACGAGGCTTTAACCTTTAGCTTCATCCTTAGCCCTTCATCAAGACAATCTTTCTGCAAAAGTTCATGGTGACGGTGCTGGAATAAATGGTAATAGTATTTACCCCTTATAAACATTTTCAACACATGAAACCCCCCCTCAATAGTTGAGTTACATAAATCGCAGGAGTAGTCGTGTTCGGTAACTGGCTAGCATCGTCCTTAAACCTTAGCCCCTCTAGTTTTGCGTCACCATCTTTCAATGGTTTTGCCGTTTCGTACGATTTATGTGTTTATTAAAAATATATGCAATATTACAATAAATATAAAGAGTCTATAGGCCTAACAGGTGTAAAAAATTGGTGCCTAAAAAAGTAAAGAAAATGTAATCATTTTATCGTTAACAAACGTCTAGTGAATATGGGATAATTTTAATCAAGATGTTTAAAAATTTTTTTACTGTCCATGCTTTTTATTGAAGTGAAATTTTATTAATATAGGTATGTGATATAACTGAAAGAGAAAACTTGCTGATTAGTATGTCTCTAATTGGGGTTCATTAGATGGTTGATCTTAGGCTTGATTGGTACCTATCAGATGAAAAAGAGTTAAATATGAGCACAAAACCAACAAAATAAAGGCGGTGCGAGCAGAGCCTTGCCAATTATATTTCTTTGGCAAACTTAGTTTTTTTATATTTAGATTTAAAAAACTGACTTTTTCAAATTAGAAGTATCGATACTTCGAAACAAGTCCAAGTATAAAACGGAAGCTTTCGATACTAGAAATCTTAAAAAGTTAGCGCAGCTCCACACTGTTTTCATAGAAAAGGAAGTTTAACATGACAAAATATCGATACATTATTCTAAGTCTTATCGTTCTTTCGCTTGCTTTAGCAGGCTTCTCGGGAAAAAAGCATTTTGAACAAACCAATGAAAAAAAGGGCATTCAGTCGCAAGTCTCTGCTAACAAGTCATCAGCTGACACGAAAAGTGCCAAACACCAACAAAATAGTACAAGCATTCAAGTCGTTTCTAACCCTGATGAAGTTCCAGTTCTTGTAAACAAGTATAATAAACTGCCCGATGATTACACGCCAAGTGATTTGATTTATCCAAACATACCTTTTACATTTAAAAAGAAAATTGAAAAACGGGAAATGCGCGAAATAGCAGCAGCCGCAATCGAAGATTTATTTGCTGGCGCCAAACAAGATGGTGTGAATTTACTTGGTGTTTCAGCCTACAGATCTCATGCAGTCCAAACTTCTTTGTTTAATAACTATGTAAAAAAAGATGGATATGAAGCAGCAATAACTTATAGTGCTGTTCCTGGCACGAGTGAACATGAGACAGGTCTTGCCATTGATGTGACCGGCGGAAACGGAAAATGCGCAGCAGAGGACTGCTTCAAAGGAACGCCTGAGGCGGAGTGGCTCCAGAATCATGCAGCTGAATACGGCTTTATCATCCGCTATCCAAAGGGAAAAGAGGACATCACCGGCTACCAATATGAACCCTGGCATCTTCGCTACGTCGGAAAAACTATTGCCAAAGATATCATGAGCCGAGGCATCACCCTCGAAGAATACTACAATGCAACACCAGTCAATAAATAATAGCGCCTTGAAAGGTACCTTCTATATATGGTGCCTGACACCATTCGTGAACAAATGTCCTCCAACGATGGACGTTTTCTGAAACGTAAGAGCTTAACAACGAGAAAGGGCCCAGATTGCTTCTTATGTGCAGCAATCTGGGCCCCATTTTTGTTACTTCCCTTTTATTTCTAACAGTTTTAATCGTAGGTCATTTTCCATGTTGGCGAGTTCTTGTTCAGCTAGGCGGCGCTTGTGGCGGCCCTCTTCTTGGATCCTCATAGTTTCTTCGAGTGTGGTGATTAAGCTTTCCTGGGTTTTCTTTAATGTTTCAATATCAACAAGACCGCGCTCGTTTTCTTTTGCCGTTTCAATCGTATTTGTTTTCAGCATTTCTGCATTTTTCAATAACAGCTCATTGGTTGTTTTTGAAACCTGCTTCTGTGCTTCAACTGCATGACGCTGGCGAATGAGTGTCAACGCAATCGCCACTTGATTTTTCCATAATGGAATTGCCGTCATAATCGACGATTGGATTTTTTCTACAAGCGCCTGGTTCGTGTTTTGAATCAACCGAATTTGCGGTGCACTTTGAATTGTGATTTCACGGCTTAATTTCAAATCATGCAGACGCTTGTCTAAACGGTCAGCAAACTGAATCATATCATTGACCTCTTGAAACTTCATTTGGTCATTTGCTGCCTTAGCTGCTTTTTTCAACTGCGGGATGGTCTTTGTCTGTATTTCATCTAACTTAATTTCACCGGCAGCAATATAAATATTAAGTGCATGGAAATATTCTTTATTCGTTTCATAAAGCTGTTCGAGCAATTTTATATCGGACAAAAGGACATTTTTACTACGATCAAGTTTCACACTGATTCGGTCAATTTGCGCCCCTGTTTTTTGGTATTTGGAAAGCACTTCTTGGAGCGAGCCTGAAATTTTTCCAAACATACGTGCAAACAAGGATGGCTTCCCATCCTTTAGTTCATCCGGATTTACCTCATCAAGCCTTTTCATTAAATCGCTGATGATTTCCCCTATTTCGCCAACGTCCTTTTTCTGTACATGCTCGAGCATCGCATGCGAGAAGGATAACAGTTTTCCTTGGGCTTGGGTACCGTATAAAATCATAGCTTGGTGGTTGGTCGGGTCAATTTGTTCAGCAAGCTGATAGGCCTTTGCCCGGTTTTCTTCCGGGATTACATCAATTAATTTGACCGGCTTCGCTTCATTTGTTTGCGGATCCGGATTTTTGGCAAGTTCAACCTGATCGCCAAACGGATTGGCAAGGATATCATCTAATAAATCTCCAGATTTCTGGATTGGGTTGTTTTCATTCATTTTAGCCACCTATTTTCTTCTGGGAATTTGGAATCTTTTTTTTGTTTGATGGAGTGCTTTGCAACATCTATTTCAAAATTTAACGTATCGATGTCATTGGAAATAACATGATATAGATCCTCTTCCAATACCTTTGTTAGCTCGTTTAACGTCCTCCGCGTTTCAATCAGGGATTGACCCATTTCGATGTTT
The DNA window shown above is from Neobacillus sp. WH10 and carries:
- a CDS encoding M15 family metallopeptidase, producing the protein MTKYRYIILSLIVLSLALAGFSGKKHFEQTNEKKGIQSQVSANKSSADTKSAKHQQNSTSIQVVSNPDEVPVLVNKYNKLPDDYTPSDLIYPNIPFTFKKKIEKREMREIAAAAIEDLFAGAKQDGVNLLGVSAYRSHAVQTSLFNNYVKKDGYEAAITYSAVPGTSEHETGLAIDVTGGNGKCAAEDCFKGTPEAEWLQNHAAEYGFIIRYPKGKEDITGYQYEPWHLRYVGKTIAKDIMSRGITLEEYYNATPVNK
- a CDS encoding toxic anion resistance protein, encoding MNENNPIQKSGDLLDDILANPFGDQVELAKNPDPQTNEAKPVKLIDVIPEENRAKAYQLAEQIDPTNHQAMILYGTQAQGKLLSFSHAMLEHVQKKDVGEIGEIISDLMKRLDEVNPDELKDGKPSLFARMFGKISGSLQEVLSKYQKTGAQIDRISVKLDRSKNVLLSDIKLLEQLYETNKEYFHALNIYIAAGEIKLDEIQTKTIPQLKKAAKAANDQMKFQEVNDMIQFADRLDKRLHDLKLSREITIQSAPQIRLIQNTNQALVEKIQSSIMTAIPLWKNQVAIALTLIRQRHAVEAQKQVSKTTNELLLKNAEMLKTNTIETAKENERGLVDIETLKKTQESLITTLEETMRIQEEGRHKRRLAEQELANMENDLRLKLLEIKGK